Proteins encoded in a region of the Euzebya tangerina genome:
- the recA gene encoding recombinase RecA, whose translation MAASDREKALDVALGAIEKQFGKGAIMRMGEGVTQKVATIPTGAIGLDVALGIGGFPRGRVCEIYGPESSGKTTVALHAIAEAQKQGGIAAFVDAEHALDPVYAAALGVDVDALLVSQPDTGEQALEITDTLVRSGAIDLLVVDSVAALTPRAEIEGEMGDTHVGLQARLMSQALRKLAGHLSKSRTCCIFINQLREKIGVMFGSPETTPGGRALKFYSSVRMDIRRIESLKDGQEFVGNRVRVKVVKNKLAPPFRKAEFDIMFGEGISKEGSLLDMGVEHGLIRKAGAWYTYDGEQLGQGRENARSFLREHADVADEIYKKTTELLGMVQTDVTGDDALAAQDEE comes from the coding sequence ATGGCAGCATCAGATCGTGAGAAGGCGCTCGACGTCGCACTCGGGGCCATCGAGAAGCAGTTCGGCAAGGGCGCGATCATGCGCATGGGAGAGGGCGTGACCCAGAAGGTCGCCACCATCCCCACCGGCGCGATCGGCCTGGACGTGGCCCTGGGGATCGGCGGCTTCCCGCGCGGCCGCGTGTGCGAGATATACGGTCCGGAGAGCTCGGGGAAGACGACCGTCGCGCTCCACGCCATCGCCGAGGCACAGAAGCAGGGTGGCATCGCCGCCTTCGTGGACGCCGAGCACGCCTTGGACCCGGTCTACGCGGCGGCGCTCGGCGTGGACGTGGATGCCCTGTTGGTCTCCCAGCCGGACACCGGTGAGCAGGCGCTCGAGATCACCGACACCCTCGTGCGGTCGGGCGCCATCGACCTGTTGGTCGTCGACTCGGTTGCTGCGCTCACGCCCCGTGCCGAGATCGAGGGGGAGATGGGCGACACCCACGTCGGTCTTCAGGCTCGTCTGATGAGCCAGGCGCTCCGGAAGCTGGCGGGGCACCTCAGCAAGTCCCGCACCTGCTGCATCTTCATCAACCAGCTGCGCGAGAAGATCGGGGTTATGTTCGGTTCACCTGAGACCACCCCGGGTGGTCGGGCGCTGAAGTTCTACTCCTCCGTGCGGATGGACATCCGCCGGATCGAATCGCTCAAGGACGGGCAGGAGTTCGTCGGCAACCGCGTGCGCGTGAAGGTCGTGAAGAACAAGCTCGCTCCGCCCTTCCGCAAGGCCGAGTTCGACATCATGTTCGGGGAGGGCATCTCCAAGGAGGGGTCGCTGCTGGACATGGGCGTCGAGCACGGGCTGATCCGGAAGGCCGGTGCCTGGTACACCTACGACGGCGAGCAGCTGGGGCAGGGACGGGAGAACGCCCGCAGCTTCCTCCGCGAGCACGCCGACGTCGCCGACGAGATCTACAAGAAGACCACCGAGCTGCTCGGCATGGTCCAGACGGATGTCACCGGCGACGACGCGCTCGCCGCGCAGGACGAGGAGTAG
- a CDS encoding regulatory protein RecX: MGDVDLDELRALVAGAGTAEQAREGQEGEEQQSDLPEGGSKALSFLIRSASRRPLTTAEARDKLIGRDHPAEVADAVVRRAIAMKVLDDHAFAQAWVNDRGVNRGYGRRRLERELRKRKLDDAVIDQALALLDEVDETAQATELARKRAQGMPATLEPAKVANRLVGYLVRRGFASDIAHQVARRVTAMDRDWD; this comes from the coding sequence ATGGGCGACGTCGACTTGGACGAGCTCCGCGCGCTGGTCGCGGGGGCCGGGACCGCGGAGCAGGCCCGGGAGGGCCAAGAGGGCGAGGAGCAGCAGTCCGATCTGCCTGAGGGCGGCTCGAAGGCGCTGTCCTTCCTCATCCGATCAGCATCCCGTCGGCCGCTGACCACCGCAGAGGCTCGGGACAAGCTCATCGGGCGTGACCACCCCGCCGAGGTCGCCGATGCGGTCGTCCGGCGGGCTATTGCCATGAAGGTCCTGGACGACCACGCATTCGCGCAGGCCTGGGTGAACGATCGGGGGGTGAACCGCGGGTACGGTCGTCGCCGCCTCGAGCGAGAGCTGCGCAAGCGCAAGCTCGACGACGCGGTGATCGACCAGGCCCTCGCGCTGCTCGACGAGGTGGATGAGACCGCGCAGGCCACCGAGCTCGCCCGGAAGCGGGCGCAGGGCATGCCGGCCACCCTCGAGCCGGCCAAGGTGGCGAACCGGCTGGTGGGCTACCTGGTGAGACGGGGTTTCGCCAGCGACATCGCTCACCAGGTCGCCCGGCGGGTGACCGCCATGGACCGCGACTGGGACTGA
- the miaB gene encoding tRNA (N6-isopentenyl adenosine(37)-C2)-methylthiotransferase MiaB, with amino-acid sequence MSQRTYFIKTFGCQMNEHDSERAAGVLEMMGYRKAADADSAGLVLFNTCAIRENADNKLYGQLSQLKPLKLADPSKTIVVGGCLAQKDQDVLAAKAPYVDVVYGTHNMGRLPQLLAQADSASLPVIEILEHTEMFPSALPARRDVPHHAWVSISIGCDNTCAFCIVPALRGPEKSRKMGDIVAEVRALVADGVIEVTLLGQNVNSYGRDLVRDGLVPSVEGQRRNRTLFAELLHLLGEIDGLQRVRFTSPHPKDFTTDVFEAMRDIPNVCEQLHLPLQSGSDRILKLMQRSYRSRRFLDLVVEARETIPGLAISTDIIVGFPGETEDDFEGTLTVTEQAAFDSAFTFKYSKRPGTSAVDLDGHIDTTTMDERFMRLSTVTNRLSAQSHQRQAGTVQEVLFEGPSKTDPSRISGRTRQNRLVHVDATSVTVPATMHAVEITRAADHYLLGRVTDQPAGPAVPTPVVQPVAG; translated from the coding sequence ATGTCCCAGCGCACCTACTTCATCAAGACCTTCGGGTGCCAGATGAACGAACACGACTCCGAGCGGGCCGCCGGGGTCCTCGAGATGATGGGGTACCGCAAGGCCGCCGATGCCGACTCGGCCGGGCTGGTGCTGTTCAACACCTGCGCCATCCGCGAGAACGCCGATAACAAGCTGTACGGCCAGCTCAGCCAACTGAAGCCGCTGAAGCTGGCCGACCCGTCCAAGACCATCGTCGTCGGGGGCTGCTTGGCCCAGAAGGACCAGGACGTCCTGGCCGCCAAGGCCCCTTACGTCGACGTCGTCTACGGCACGCACAACATGGGTCGTCTGCCGCAACTGCTGGCGCAGGCCGACTCGGCGTCCCTCCCGGTGATCGAGATCCTCGAGCACACCGAGATGTTCCCCTCCGCCCTGCCGGCGCGACGGGACGTCCCCCATCACGCCTGGGTCTCCATCTCCATCGGCTGTGACAACACCTGCGCCTTCTGCATCGTCCCCGCCCTTCGCGGTCCTGAGAAGTCCCGCAAGATGGGCGACATCGTGGCCGAGGTCCGTGCGCTCGTGGCCGACGGCGTCATTGAGGTCACCCTCCTCGGCCAGAACGTCAACAGCTACGGCCGCGACCTGGTCCGCGACGGGCTGGTGCCCAGCGTTGAGGGCCAGCGCCGCAACCGCACGCTGTTCGCCGAGTTGCTGCACCTGCTGGGGGAGATCGACGGGCTCCAGCGCGTGCGCTTCACCTCGCCCCACCCGAAGGACTTCACGACCGACGTCTTCGAGGCGATGCGTGACATCCCCAACGTCTGCGAGCAGCTCCACCTGCCGCTGCAGTCCGGGAGCGACCGGATCCTCAAGCTGATGCAGCGCAGCTATCGGTCACGCCGCTTCCTCGACCTCGTCGTCGAGGCCCGCGAGACCATCCCCGGCCTGGCCATCTCCACCGACATCATCGTCGGCTTCCCGGGGGAGACCGAGGACGACTTCGAGGGCACCCTGACCGTCACGGAGCAGGCGGCGTTCGACTCGGCCTTCACGTTCAAGTACTCCAAGCGTCCGGGAACCAGCGCCGTCGACCTGGACGGGCACATCGACACCACGACCATGGATGAGCGGTTCATGCGCCTCTCGACGGTGACCAACCGCCTGAGCGCGCAGTCGCACCAGCGGCAGGCGGGCACCGTCCAGGAGGTGCTCTTCGAGGGGCCGTCCAAGACCGACCCGTCGCGCATCAGCGGTCGGACCCGCCAGAACCGCCTGGTCCACGTCGACGCGACCTCGGTGACCGTGCCGGCAACGATGCACGCGGTGGAGATCACACGGGCGGCGGATCACTACCTGCTGGGACGGGTCACCGACCAGCCGGCCGGCCCGGCCGTGCCCACCCCGGTTGTCCAGCCCGTCGCGGGCTGA
- the miaA gene encoding tRNA (adenosine(37)-N6)-dimethylallyltransferase MiaA, with product MVLTALIGPTGSGKSQLAMQAARATGAAIVAIDAFTVYRGMDVGTAKPTREEQAAVDHHMIDLLGVEEECTVQWFQQRARAVIADLREQERPVLLVGGSGLYFRAVVDPLEFPPTDPDTRARIQVEVEADVLGGHARLQAIDPAAADRMDPSNSRRIIRALEVIELTGRPFSSYRTAWDDHTSIYRDLTVLGTAVGPDQLRDRIAARTQRMLDRGWVEECRSLIGRDLSSTAAQAIGYAELMAWLATDEQLPLAPVAERIAIRTRQFARRQRRWFAADPRVQWLDPSERPHNVITALKR from the coding sequence ATGGTTCTGACCGCACTCATCGGGCCCACCGGCTCCGGCAAGTCGCAACTCGCGATGCAGGCTGCCCGGGCCACCGGGGCAGCCATCGTCGCGATCGATGCCTTCACGGTCTACCGGGGGATGGACGTCGGCACCGCCAAACCCACGCGCGAGGAGCAGGCTGCGGTCGACCACCACATGATCGATCTGCTCGGGGTGGAGGAGGAGTGCACCGTCCAGTGGTTCCAGCAGCGGGCGCGTGCCGTCATCGCCGACCTCCGCGAGCAGGAACGGCCGGTCCTGCTCGTCGGCGGCTCGGGGCTGTACTTCCGTGCTGTCGTCGACCCTCTGGAGTTCCCGCCCACCGATCCCGACACGCGAGCGCGAATTCAGGTCGAGGTGGAGGCCGACGTCCTCGGCGGGCATGCCCGACTGCAGGCCATCGACCCGGCTGCCGCAGACCGGATGGACCCCTCCAACAGTCGGCGCATCATCCGGGCGCTCGAGGTCATCGAGTTGACCGGTCGGCCCTTCTCCTCATACCGGACGGCGTGGGACGATCACACCTCGATCTATCGCGACCTGACCGTCCTCGGCACTGCAGTCGGCCCGGACCAGTTGCGCGACCGCATCGCCGCCCGCACACAGCGAATGCTGGACCGGGGTTGGGTCGAGGAGTGTCGCAGCCTGATCGGTCGCGACCTCTCGAGCACGGCTGCCCAGGCCATCGGCTACGCCGAGCTCATGGCGTGGTTGGCCACCGATGAGCAGCTGCCCCTTGCCCCGGTGGCCGAGCGCATCGCCATCCGCACCCGCCAGTTCGCACGCCGGCAGCGACGATGGTTCGCAGCAGACCCACGAGTACAGTGGCTCGACCCCTCCGAGAGGCCCCACAACGTGATCACGGCGCTCAAGCGATAG
- the dapF gene encoding diaminopimelate epimerase — protein MTLPTAGLPFVKVHGAGNDFVLIPDLQDQVTLDAALTAALCDRRFGLGGDGVIRLGAPREGVDAEVFMDYRNADGSLAEMCGNGVRTVAKYVADRRVHQAQSDRDADRSKGTRTDMVRIDTRAGVKQVECTLGPDGLVHTCRVDMGPPVIEDLRRIITLDTGPVTVTTLSMGNPHAVVVTDDVDDAPVEAVGPGLQAHPAFPEGVNVEFIAPRAGGGICGRIVERGVGETLASGTGASAMGVAAALTGLSDRTVDVHLRGGVLTVEWTAATLYVTGPAVEVGSGTVDGQWLDQVTRGEGGRAGAANHPERASAMSTS, from the coding sequence GTGACCCTCCCCACAGCAGGCCTGCCGTTCGTCAAGGTGCACGGCGCCGGAAACGACTTCGTCCTCATCCCCGATCTCCAGGATCAGGTCACGCTAGATGCCGCACTGACCGCCGCGCTGTGCGATCGGCGGTTCGGGCTCGGGGGCGATGGGGTGATCCGCCTCGGCGCTCCCCGCGAGGGCGTGGACGCCGAGGTGTTCATGGACTACCGCAACGCCGATGGCTCTCTGGCGGAGATGTGCGGAAATGGGGTTCGCACCGTCGCCAAGTACGTCGCCGACCGACGGGTCCATCAGGCCCAGTCGGATCGGGACGCCGACCGCAGCAAGGGCACCCGGACCGACATGGTCCGGATCGACACCCGTGCCGGCGTCAAGCAGGTCGAGTGCACCCTCGGGCCGGATGGCCTCGTCCACACCTGCCGGGTTGACATGGGCCCGCCCGTGATCGAGGACCTGCGTCGGATCATCACCCTCGACACCGGTCCCGTCACGGTCACCACCCTCTCGATGGGCAACCCCCACGCCGTCGTCGTCACCGACGATGTCGACGACGCTCCCGTGGAGGCAGTCGGTCCCGGGCTGCAGGCCCACCCGGCGTTTCCTGAGGGTGTGAACGTCGAGTTCATCGCCCCACGCGCGGGTGGTGGGATCTGCGGCCGTATCGTCGAACGTGGCGTCGGTGAGACGCTGGCGAGCGGGACCGGCGCCTCGGCCATGGGGGTTGCCGCTGCGCTGACCGGCCTCTCCGACCGCACGGTCGACGTGCATCTCCGCGGCGGCGTGCTGACCGTCGAGTGGACCGCTGCCACCCTCTACGTCACCGGTCCCGCCGTCGAGGTCGGGAGTGGCACGGTGGACGGGCAGTGGCTCGACCAGGTCACCCGCGGCGAGGGTGGCCGGGCGGGCGCAGCCAACCATCCGGAGCGTGCGTCGGCCATGTCGACGTCGTGA
- the hflX gene encoding GTPase HflX, which translates to MNEHHGPDGASDLDEDASLVLTRAQRRRSEAERIEEGAPQEGVDIFRPVDNAVLVALALPGTSSHEVEASMDEMEQLLETAGGATVGRIVQRRHAPDVATFIGRGKVSELKDLVQALDADAAVFDDDLSPAQQRNLEEKLGVKVLDRTIVILDIFAQHASSSEGTAQVELAQLTYLLPRLRGWGAALSRQAGGIGSRGPGESQLEVDRRKLNRRITKLRRDLKDFAKVRQTKSKWRRQNQVPTVALVGYTNAGKSTLMNAMTDAGVLVADQLFATLDTTARQLELPDSRQVVLTDTVGFVRKLPTALVESFKSTLEDTLQADLLLHVVDAAHPEAQAHVMAVDDVLAEIGAGELLRLIVLNKADLADPDDLHDLASAVESRAMPGGVIVVSAATGEGVDELIDLVADRVPPRRRIVEGLVPYASADVVAGAYEGGEVLKREDRQEGTWVSVSITRRNAQDLLRFADVDPWADEEA; encoded by the coding sequence GTGAACGAGCACCACGGACCGGACGGAGCGAGCGACCTCGATGAGGATGCCTCGTTGGTGCTCACGCGCGCCCAACGCCGCCGCAGTGAGGCCGAGCGCATCGAGGAGGGCGCCCCGCAGGAGGGCGTCGACATCTTCCGACCGGTCGACAACGCGGTGCTCGTCGCCTTGGCGCTGCCCGGCACCTCCAGCCACGAGGTCGAGGCCTCCATGGACGAGATGGAGCAGCTGCTCGAGACAGCCGGTGGCGCCACGGTCGGACGAATCGTCCAGCGGCGTCATGCCCCTGACGTCGCCACCTTCATCGGGCGCGGGAAGGTCAGTGAGCTCAAGGATCTGGTGCAGGCCCTGGACGCCGACGCGGCTGTCTTCGACGACGACCTCTCACCCGCGCAGCAACGCAACCTGGAGGAGAAGCTCGGCGTCAAGGTCCTCGACCGGACCATCGTTATCCTGGACATCTTCGCCCAGCACGCGTCCTCCTCCGAGGGCACCGCCCAGGTGGAGTTGGCCCAGCTCACCTACCTGCTGCCGCGCCTCCGCGGCTGGGGTGCGGCTTTGTCCCGTCAGGCCGGCGGCATCGGCAGCCGTGGTCCGGGGGAGAGCCAGCTCGAGGTCGACCGTCGCAAGCTGAACCGCCGGATCACGAAGCTGCGGCGCGACCTGAAGGACTTCGCCAAGGTGCGCCAGACCAAGTCGAAGTGGCGGCGTCAGAACCAGGTGCCGACGGTTGCGCTCGTCGGCTACACCAACGCCGGCAAGTCCACGCTGATGAACGCCATGACCGACGCGGGCGTGCTGGTCGCTGACCAGCTGTTCGCCACCTTGGACACGACGGCTCGGCAGCTGGAGCTCCCGGACTCCCGGCAGGTGGTCCTGACCGACACGGTTGGCTTCGTGCGCAAGCTGCCGACTGCGCTGGTCGAGTCGTTCAAGTCCACGCTCGAGGACACCCTCCAGGCCGACCTGCTCCTCCACGTCGTCGACGCCGCCCACCCGGAGGCGCAGGCGCACGTGATGGCGGTCGATGACGTCCTGGCCGAGATCGGGGCCGGTGAGCTGCTGCGGCTGATCGTGCTGAACAAGGCCGACCTGGCCGACCCGGACGACCTGCACGACCTCGCCTCGGCCGTGGAGAGCCGCGCAATGCCGGGCGGCGTGATCGTGGTGTCGGCAGCGACCGGTGAGGGTGTGGACGAGTTGATCGACCTGGTCGCCGACCGGGTGCCGCCTCGCCGCCGCATCGTCGAGGGGCTGGTGCCCTACGCCAGCGCCGACGTCGTTGCGGGGGCGTACGAGGGTGGCGAGGTCCTGAAGCGGGAGGACCGGCAGGAGGGGACCTGGGTCTCGGTCTCGATCACGCGCCGCAACGCCCAGGACCTGCTGCGCTTCGCCGACGTCGACCCGTGGGCTGACGAGGAGGCGTAG
- the lexA gene encoding transcriptional repressor LexA produces MAKPLSLRQQRILYMIQSTVAERGYPPSVREIGDAVGLRSPSSVHSQMKTLEDLGYIRRDPSRPRAIEVLAEFDEDAPDTSPTRTVPVVGEIAAGGPILADQQIDEHLVLPESFVGSGTIFALTVRGESMIDAGVMPGDTVVVRQQPTVEQGEMCAALIEDEATVKFFRRTKAGEVWLDPANESYDPIPVPPDAQGAIMGKVVAVLRKL; encoded by the coding sequence ATGGCCAAGCCCCTCAGCCTGCGGCAGCAGCGCATCCTGTACATGATCCAGTCCACCGTCGCCGAGCGCGGCTACCCGCCCAGCGTCCGGGAGATCGGCGACGCCGTCGGGCTCCGCTCCCCCTCCAGCGTCCACTCCCAGATGAAGACGCTGGAGGACCTCGGCTACATCCGCCGAGACCCCTCCCGGCCGCGTGCCATCGAAGTCCTGGCCGAGTTCGACGAGGACGCCCCTGACACCTCGCCCACGCGCACGGTCCCCGTCGTCGGTGAGATCGCGGCCGGTGGGCCGATCCTGGCCGACCAGCAGATCGATGAGCACCTGGTCCTGCCCGAGTCCTTCGTCGGCAGCGGGACGATCTTCGCCCTCACCGTCCGTGGTGAGTCGATGATCGACGCTGGGGTCATGCCCGGCGACACGGTGGTCGTCCGGCAGCAGCCGACGGTCGAGCAGGGTGAGATGTGCGCCGCCCTGATCGAGGACGAGGCGACGGTGAAGTTCTTCCGGCGGACGAAGGCGGGCGAGGTGTGGCTGGACCCGGCGAACGAGAGCTACGACCCGATCCCGGTCCCGCCCGACGCGCAGGGGGCGATCATGGGCAAGGTGGTGGCGGTCCTGCGCAAGCTCTAG
- the nrdR gene encoding transcriptional regulator NrdR: MRCPYCAADRDKVVDSRPADDGRSIRRRRECTACQQRFSTYERVDHAPLAVRKRSGSIQPFDPDRLHSGMSKATANLDIEPEDVRYAAARVEAHLRAMGSTEIGTDVIGGHVLEALRSLHPVAYMRFASVHKVFTSADDFARELRRMDEETNAE, translated from the coding sequence ATGCGATGCCCCTACTGCGCGGCCGACCGCGACAAGGTCGTCGACTCGCGACCGGCCGATGACGGCCGCAGCATCCGTCGGCGACGCGAGTGCACGGCGTGCCAGCAGCGCTTCTCCACCTATGAGCGAGTCGATCACGCGCCACTGGCGGTGAGGAAGCGCTCGGGCTCCATCCAGCCCTTCGACCCTGACCGGCTGCACAGCGGCATGAGCAAGGCGACGGCCAACCTGGACATCGAGCCCGAGGACGTCCGGTACGCCGCCGCCCGTGTGGAGGCCCACCTGCGGGCCATGGGGAGCACCGAGATCGGCACCGACGTCATCGGCGGACACGTCCTGGAGGCGCTGCGTTCCCTGCATCCCGTCGCCTACATGCGGTTCGCCAGCGTCCACAAGGTCTTCACCTCAGCCGACGACTTCGCGCGCGAACTGCGGCGCATGGACGAGGAGACCAACGCCGAGTGA
- a CDS encoding vitamin B12-dependent ribonucleotide reductase, with amino-acid sequence MVIARGETGQALRTVIDGEKAGLKFDRYFTAEGVHPYDEVQWELRDAVISDWKTGDVAFEQRGVEFPTQWSMIATNIVSQKYFRGPLGTPERESSVKQMLDRVANTITRWGLKDGYFADDQSAEVFNVELKHLLVNQKAAFNSPVWFNCGVEDKPQCSACFILSVEDKMSSILNWYVEEGTIFKGGSGSGVNLSGIRSSAETLRGGGEASGPVSFMRGADASAGTIKSGGKTRRAAKMVILNVDHPDIEEFIWCKQREEDKSRALQAAGFDMSLDGRDAASVQYQNANNSVRVNDEFMQAVVDDAEFTLKAVTDGSDVKTLRARDLMNQISEAAWACADPGIQYDTTINDWHTTPNAGRINGSNPCSEYMHLDNSACNLASLNLRKFESGGVFDVEAFQRAVEVVFTAQEIIVGNSSYPTENIGANAIKYRQLGMGYANLGGLLMSLGLAYDSDEGRAWAGAITALMTGHAYRTSAEIAKVTGPFEGYHDDADGMKRVLRKHRAAVGTIDPVKAPANILQAAQGSWDDAVAIAEDFGVRNSQATVLAPTGTIGLMMDCDTTGIEPDLGLVKMKKLVGGGTMKIVNQTVPHALANLGYQPEQVEAIVAYIDDHATVEGAPALRPEHVSVFDCAMGERSIAAMGHIKMMAAAQPFLSGAISKTVNLPESATVADVEEMYIEGWRLGLKAIAIYRDNCKVAQPLSIDKKSDREADDTAEAAAPAATTAEAGIVRRRLPKQRPSQTISFQVADADGYVTAGEYPGDGLGEIFVKLGKQGSTLSGIMDALAISVSLGLQYGVPLEAYVSKFINTRYEPAGMTDDPDIRFATSLTDYIFRKLAIEYLPADQRQEMGIYTTEERTAELDAGSYGAPAPEPTAEAVADATGQTVLPVDDEAHQINDIYGDAPLCLACGEKMQRAGSCHVCPGCGTTSGCS; translated from the coding sequence ATGGTCATCGCACGAGGAGAGACAGGACAGGCACTCCGCACGGTCATCGACGGGGAGAAGGCTGGTCTGAAGTTCGACCGCTACTTCACCGCCGAGGGCGTCCACCCCTACGACGAGGTCCAGTGGGAGCTGCGTGACGCGGTCATCAGCGACTGGAAGACCGGCGATGTCGCGTTCGAGCAGCGTGGGGTCGAGTTCCCGACGCAGTGGTCGATGATCGCCACCAACATCGTCAGCCAGAAGTACTTCCGTGGACCGCTGGGCACCCCGGAGCGCGAGTCGTCGGTCAAGCAGATGCTCGACCGGGTCGCCAACACGATCACCCGCTGGGGTCTGAAGGACGGCTACTTCGCCGACGACCAGTCCGCCGAGGTGTTCAACGTCGAGCTGAAGCACCTGCTGGTCAACCAGAAGGCTGCGTTCAACTCACCGGTGTGGTTCAACTGCGGCGTCGAGGACAAGCCCCAGTGCTCCGCCTGCTTCATCCTCTCGGTCGAGGACAAGATGAGCTCGATCCTCAACTGGTACGTGGAGGAGGGGACGATCTTCAAGGGCGGCTCGGGCTCCGGGGTGAACCTGTCGGGCATCCGCTCCTCCGCGGAGACGCTCCGCGGTGGTGGGGAGGCCAGCGGGCCGGTGTCGTTCATGCGCGGGGCGGACGCCTCGGCCGGGACGATCAAGTCCGGTGGGAAGACCCGTCGTGCCGCCAAGATGGTGATCCTCAACGTCGATCACCCCGACATCGAGGAGTTCATCTGGTGCAAGCAGCGTGAGGAGGACAAGTCCCGCGCACTGCAGGCTGCTGGGTTCGACATGTCCCTGGATGGCCGTGATGCCGCCAGCGTGCAGTACCAGAACGCCAACAACTCCGTTCGGGTGAACGACGAGTTCATGCAGGCGGTCGTCGACGATGCCGAGTTCACGCTCAAGGCCGTCACCGACGGATCGGACGTCAAGACCCTCCGGGCGCGCGACCTGATGAACCAGATCTCCGAGGCCGCGTGGGCCTGTGCCGACCCGGGCATCCAGTACGACACCACGATCAACGACTGGCACACCACGCCGAACGCCGGCCGGATCAACGGCTCGAACCCGTGCAGTGAGTACATGCACCTGGACAACTCCGCCTGCAACCTCGCGTCGCTGAACCTGCGCAAGTTCGAGAGCGGCGGCGTGTTCGACGTCGAAGCGTTCCAGCGCGCTGTCGAGGTCGTGTTCACCGCCCAGGAGATCATCGTCGGCAACTCCTCCTACCCGACGGAGAACATCGGCGCCAACGCCATTAAGTACCGCCAGCTCGGCATGGGGTACGCCAACCTCGGCGGGCTGCTGATGAGCCTCGGTCTGGCCTACGACTCCGACGAGGGTCGCGCCTGGGCTGGTGCGATCACGGCGCTGATGACCGGGCACGCGTACCGGACCTCCGCGGAGATCGCCAAGGTCACCGGGCCGTTCGAGGGCTACCACGACGACGCCGACGGCATGAAGCGGGTGCTGCGCAAGCACCGTGCCGCAGTCGGCACGATCGACCCGGTCAAAGCACCGGCCAACATCCTGCAGGCTGCGCAGGGCTCGTGGGACGACGCGGTTGCGATCGCCGAGGACTTCGGGGTCCGCAACAGCCAGGCGACGGTGCTCGCACCCACCGGAACCATCGGTCTGATGATGGACTGCGACACCACCGGCATCGAGCCGGACCTCGGTCTGGTCAAGATGAAGAAGTTGGTCGGCGGTGGGACGATGAAGATCGTCAACCAGACCGTCCCGCACGCGCTGGCCAACCTGGGCTACCAGCCCGAGCAGGTCGAGGCGATCGTGGCCTACATCGATGACCACGCCACGGTCGAGGGTGCGCCGGCTCTGCGGCCCGAGCATGTCAGCGTGTTCGACTGCGCCATGGGTGAGCGGTCCATCGCCGCGATGGGGCACATCAAGATGATGGCCGCAGCGCAGCCGTTCCTGTCGGGTGCGATCTCCAAGACCGTCAACCTGCCCGAGAGCGCAACGGTGGCCGACGTCGAGGAGATGTACATCGAGGGCTGGCGTCTGGGCCTGAAGGCCATCGCCATCTACCGCGACAACTGCAAGGTCGCCCAGCCCCTGTCGATCGACAAGAAGTCCGACCGTGAGGCGGACGACACCGCTGAGGCAGCCGCACCCGCGGCGACCACGGCGGAGGCGGGGATCGTCCGGCGGCGTCTGCCCAAGCAGCGTCCGTCCCAGACGATCAGCTTCCAGGTGGCCGATGCCGACGGGTACGTCACCGCGGGTGAGTACCCCGGTGACGGGCTCGGCGAGATCTTCGTCAAGCTGGGCAAGCAGGGCTCGACGTTGTCCGGGATCATGGATGCGCTGGCGATCAGCGTGAGCCTCGGTCTGCAGTACGGCGTGCCGCTCGAGGCCTACGTGTCCAAGTTCATCAACACGCGGTACGAGCCGGCTGGCATGACCGATGACCCGGACATCCGGTTCGCGACGTCGCTGACCGACTACATCTTCCGCAAGCTCGCCATCGAGTACCTGCCCGCCGACCAGCGGCAGGAGATGGGGATCTACACCACGGAGGAGCGGACAGCCGAACTGGACGCTGGGTCCTACGGTGCACCCGCGCCCGAGCCCACGGCCGAGGCGGTTGCGGACGCCACCGGTCAGACCGTCCTGCCGGTCGATGACGAGGCCCACCAGATCAACGACATCTACGGCGACGCGCCGCTGTGCCTGGCTTGTGGCGAGAAGATGCAGCGTGCCGGCTCGTGCCACGTCTGCCCCGGCTGCGGGACGACCAGCGGCTGCAGTTAG